One Anaerolineales bacterium DNA segment encodes these proteins:
- a CDS encoding MFS transporter yields the protein MRKVTAWEFLTLNAYFFGLSFLWNSLHLILLPAILLLYVPDGQKNTVLGVLTAAGLVIAMVVQPVSGSVSDRWASRWGRRRPLILFGNLGNLAFLGLLAAAGGVPGLAIGYVGLQFTSNTAHGPAQGLLPDRIPPALMGRGSAVKSALDMLGMIAASLIMGRYLRGDGSNWIPAVGIIAAVMLFTAGMTLLGSREEDSRARAATGSLGVRLGGMFRVQWDTAPGFAWLIVSRFVFLAGVYGVQAFSQYFIRDTLPAEDPVKLTGDLMAVIALSLTATAFGSGWLCDRFGRKPLHVLAAFLVAGGSLLMIPARTAETVLLCGTIIGAGAGVFITANWALATDLAPQAEAGKFLGLTNLATAGAGAFSRLTGPAIDFLNGAAPGSNLGYTALLLSSAAFALLALFVLVRVPEGFRRSAAGLPAEAP from the coding sequence ATGCGCAAGGTCACCGCCTGGGAATTTTTAACCCTCAATGCGTACTTCTTCGGCCTTTCTTTTTTATGGAACAGCCTGCATCTGATCCTTCTGCCGGCGATCCTCCTGCTCTACGTCCCGGACGGGCAAAAGAACACCGTGCTCGGCGTGCTGACCGCGGCGGGTTTGGTGATCGCGATGGTCGTCCAGCCGGTTTCCGGGTCGGTCAGCGACCGGTGGGCTTCGCGCTGGGGCAGGCGCCGTCCGCTGATTCTCTTCGGCAACCTGGGCAACCTCGCTTTCCTCGGCCTGCTGGCGGCGGCCGGCGGCGTACCCGGGCTGGCGATCGGGTACGTCGGATTGCAATTCACCTCCAACACCGCGCACGGGCCGGCGCAGGGCCTGCTTCCGGACCGGATCCCGCCCGCGCTGATGGGCCGCGGCAGCGCGGTGAAAAGCGCGCTCGACATGCTGGGGATGATCGCCGCGTCGTTGATCATGGGGCGTTACCTGCGCGGGGACGGTTCGAATTGGATTCCGGCGGTCGGGATCATCGCCGCGGTCATGCTTTTCACCGCCGGGATGACCCTGCTCGGATCCCGCGAGGAAGACAGCCGCGCGCGGGCGGCGACCGGGTCGCTCGGCGTCCGGCTCGGCGGAATGTTCCGCGTGCAGTGGGACACGGCCCCCGGATTCGCCTGGCTGATCGTTTCGCGGTTCGTGTTCCTGGCGGGCGTCTATGGAGTCCAGGCGTTTTCGCAATATTTCATCCGCGACACCCTTCCCGCCGAGGACCCGGTGAAGCTGACCGGGGATCTGATGGCGGTGATCGCGCTTTCCCTCACCGCCACCGCCTTCGGCAGCGGCTGGCTGTGCGACCGGTTCGGGCGCAAGCCTCTCCATGTGCTCGCGGCGTTCCTTGTCGCCGGCGGCAGCCTGCTGATGATCCCGGCGCGAACGGCGGAGACGGTCCTGCTGTGCGGCACGATCATCGGCGCCGGCGCCGGCGTGTTCATCACCGCCAACTGGGCCTTGGCCACCGACCTCGCGCCGCAGGCCGAGGCGGGCAAATTCCTCGGGCTGACGAACTTGGCCACCGCCGGCGCCGGCGCCTTCAGCCGTCTGACGGGACCGGCGATCGATTTCCTCAACGGTGCGGCCCCGGGAAGCAACCTCGGGTACACGGCGCTGCTCCTCAGCAGTGCGGCCTTCGCCCTGCTGGCGTTGTTTGTCCTCGTCCGCGTTCCGGAGGGATTTCGCCGATCCGCCGCCGGCCTTCCGGCGGAGGCGCCTTGA
- the uvrB gene encoding excinuclease ABC subunit UvrB, which yields MEFKLHSPYQPTGDQPQAVDSLIDGLRKGEKHQVLLGATGTGKTFTIANVVAQIQKPTLVIAHNKTLAAQLYAEFRDFFPENAVEYFVSYYDYYQPEAYVPRQDLYIEKETETNAEIERLRLAATTALLSRRDVLIVASVSCIYGLGSPENYGKVIIPLERGKTYRRTTLLRQLVDIHYERNDTELKLGTFRVRGDTLEVMPAYAEAVFRFSFFGDELERISELQPVTGEILAEPDSVTIYPARHYIAEGESMRAAIADIEAEAAERVAHFKAAEKPLEAERLEQRTRYDLEMLREVGYCSGIENYSRHFDRRAAGTPPWVLLDYFPPDYLLVIDESHMTVPQVRGMSGGDRSRKQTLVDYGFRLPSALDNRPLSFEEFEARMGRTIYTSATPGPYEMERAERVVEQIIRPTGILDPDLEVRPAQGQVDDLIAEIRARTGRGERVLVTTLTKRMAEDLADYLAELGIKVHYLHSEVQTFERVEILRDLRLGQYDVVVGINLLREGLDLPEVSLVAILDADKEGFLRSDTSLIQTIGRAARHVQGKVIMYAEKVTDSMQRAIDETARRRKIQVEYNQAHGIEPVSIVKAVRDLTQRLRSGAPEPSREAGEAGAGLSRAEAERVARELDKEMRTAARNLEFEKAAALRDQLFELRGFLEDEKVGRGRKGRP from the coding sequence ATGGAGTTTAAACTGCATTCCCCCTACCAGCCCACCGGCGACCAGCCGCAGGCGGTCGATTCGCTGATCGACGGCCTACGCAAGGGCGAGAAGCACCAGGTCCTGCTCGGCGCCACAGGCACCGGCAAAACCTTCACCATCGCCAACGTGGTGGCGCAAATCCAAAAACCGACTCTGGTGATCGCGCACAATAAAACCCTCGCCGCCCAGCTCTACGCCGAGTTCCGCGATTTCTTCCCCGAGAACGCGGTGGAGTACTTCGTCTCCTACTACGACTACTACCAGCCGGAGGCCTACGTCCCGCGCCAGGACCTCTACATCGAAAAGGAAACCGAGACAAACGCCGAGATCGAGCGCCTACGCCTGGCGGCGACCACCGCCCTGCTTTCGCGGCGCGACGTGCTGATCGTCGCCTCGGTCTCGTGCATTTACGGCCTCGGCTCGCCGGAGAACTACGGCAAGGTGATCATCCCGCTCGAGCGCGGGAAAACCTACCGCCGGACGACCCTCCTGCGCCAGCTGGTGGACATTCACTACGAGCGCAACGACACCGAGCTCAAGCTCGGCACCTTCCGGGTGCGCGGCGACACGCTCGAGGTGATGCCGGCCTACGCCGAAGCGGTCTTCCGTTTTTCGTTTTTCGGCGACGAGCTGGAGCGGATCAGCGAGCTCCAGCCGGTGACGGGGGAGATCCTCGCCGAACCGGATTCGGTCACCATCTACCCGGCGCGGCATTACATCGCCGAGGGCGAATCGATGCGCGCGGCGATCGCCGATATCGAAGCCGAGGCGGCGGAGCGGGTGGCCCATTTCAAAGCCGCCGAGAAACCGCTCGAGGCCGAACGCCTCGAACAGCGCACGCGCTACGACCTGGAGATGCTGCGCGAGGTGGGCTATTGCTCGGGCATCGAAAACTACTCGCGCCACTTCGACCGGCGGGCGGCGGGCACCCCGCCGTGGGTGCTCTTGGATTACTTCCCGCCGGATTACCTGCTGGTGATCGACGAAAGCCACATGACCGTTCCGCAGGTGCGCGGCATGTCGGGCGGCGACCGCTCACGCAAACAGACCCTGGTGGATTACGGATTCCGCCTGCCTTCGGCGCTGGACAACCGGCCGCTTTCGTTCGAGGAGTTCGAAGCCCGCATGGGCCGGACGATCTACACCTCGGCCACGCCCGGACCCTACGAGATGGAGCGCGCCGAGCGGGTGGTGGAGCAGATCATCCGGCCGACGGGGATCCTCGACCCCGACCTGGAAGTGCGCCCGGCCCAGGGGCAGGTGGACGACCTGATCGCCGAAATCCGCGCGCGCACCGGCCGCGGGGAGCGGGTGCTGGTGACCACGCTGACCAAACGGATGGCGGAGGACTTGGCGGATTACCTGGCCGAGCTGGGGATCAAGGTCCACTACCTGCACTCGGAGGTGCAGACCTTCGAGCGGGTGGAGATCCTGCGCGACCTGCGGCTGGGGCAATACGACGTGGTGGTGGGGATCAACCTGCTGCGCGAGGGGCTCGACCTGCCGGAGGTATCGCTGGTGGCGATCCTCGACGCCGACAAGGAAGGCTTCCTGCGCTCCGACACCTCGCTGATCCAGACCATCGGCCGCGCGGCGCGCCACGTGCAGGGCAAAGTGATCATGTACGCCGAAAAGGTCACCGATTCGATGCAGCGCGCGATCGACGAGACCGCGCGGCGGCGCAAGATCCAGGTCGAGTACAACCAAGCCCACGGAATCGAACCGGTGAGCATCGTCAAGGCGGTGCGCGACCTGACCCAACGCCTGCGCTCCGGCGCGCCGGAGCCATCCCGGGAAGCCGGGGAAGCGGGGGCGGGGCTCTCGCGTGCGGAAGCCGAGCGCGTGGCTCGCGAACTCGATAAGGAGATGCGCACCGCCGCCCGCAACCTCGAATTCGAGAAGGCCGCGGCGCTGCGCGATCAGTTGTTCGAGTTGCGCGGGTTCCTGGAGGATGAGAAAGTAGGCCGGGGGAGGAAGGGCCGACCATAG
- a CDS encoding HAD family phosphatase produces MTPFQGIIFDFNGVLWWDGPLVEESWQAAAFKIRGRPFTPEETARIMHGRDSRGTMEYLAGRPLSREESARLVGEKEAHYRDLCRKQGEAFRLSPGAEELLEYLRERGIPRTIATVSIIENVDFFVRRLRLDRWFNTRLIVYDDGILPGKPAPDFYLKAAENLKRDPARCVVVEDSLSGIQAARAAGIGRVIGLTTNQPAEALLGAGAHETVENLGQADWEQLFGPVTV; encoded by the coding sequence TTGACGCCTTTTCAAGGAATCATTTTCGACTTCAACGGGGTGTTGTGGTGGGACGGGCCGCTGGTGGAGGAAAGCTGGCAGGCGGCGGCTTTTAAAATCCGCGGGCGCCCCTTCACGCCCGAAGAAACGGCGCGGATCATGCACGGGCGCGACAGCCGCGGGACGATGGAATACCTGGCCGGGCGGCCGCTCAGCCGGGAGGAATCCGCGCGGCTGGTGGGGGAGAAGGAAGCCCATTACCGGGACCTATGCCGGAAGCAGGGCGAGGCCTTCCGGCTCTCGCCCGGCGCCGAGGAGTTGCTGGAGTACCTGCGCGAACGGGGGATTCCGCGCACCATCGCCACCGTCTCGATCATCGAGAACGTGGATTTTTTCGTCCGGCGGCTGCGGTTGGACCGCTGGTTCAACACCAGGCTGATTGTTTACGACGACGGGATCCTGCCCGGCAAGCCGGCGCCGGATTTCTACCTCAAGGCGGCGGAAAACCTGAAGCGGGATCCGGCGCGGTGCGTCGTGGTCGAGGATTCGCTTTCTGGCATCCAGGCGGCGCGCGCCGCGGGGATCGGGCGGGTGATCGGGCTGACCACCAACCAGCCGGCGGAAGCGTTGCTCGGCGCGGGGGCGCACGAAACGGTTGAAAATCTCGGGCAGGCCGACTGGGAACAACTTTTCGGACCGGTCACCGTATGA
- a CDS encoding class I SAM-dependent methyltransferase, with translation MTEFDRKAKDWDQSPVKTERAQAVAGAVARRVPLSRGMRALEYGCGTGLLSFALRRRLGRITLADSSEGMLAVLSEKIAGAGIRNMFPLRLDLTTDPPPPERYGLIYSLMALHHIPDTAGILRAFFSLLEENGFACIADLDSEDGSFHGGGFDGHRGFDRGELQALAVRAGFRKVAFDTVFRMRKQTERGVREFPLFLMTAEKPGGRS, from the coding sequence ATGACCGAGTTCGACCGCAAAGCAAAAGACTGGGACCAGTCGCCCGTCAAGACGGAACGCGCGCAAGCCGTTGCCGGCGCCGTCGCCCGCCGCGTCCCGCTGAGCCGCGGCATGCGGGCGCTGGAATACGGATGCGGAACCGGCCTGCTCAGCTTCGCCCTCCGCCGCCGCCTGGGGCGGATCACGCTGGCCGACAGCTCGGAGGGGATGCTGGCCGTCCTTTCGGAAAAAATCGCCGGCGCCGGCATCCGCAATATGTTCCCCCTGCGGTTGGACCTCACTACCGATCCCCCACCCCCGGAACGCTACGGCTTGATCTACAGCCTGATGGCCTTGCACCACATCCCGGACACCGCCGGAATCCTGCGGGCGTTTTTCTCCCTGCTCGAAGAAAACGGCTTTGCGTGCATCGCGGATCTGGATTCGGAAGACGGCTCGTTCCATGGCGGCGGCTTCGACGGCCATCGGGGCTTCGACCGCGGCGAGCTGCAGGCGTTGGCCGTGCGCGCGGGGTTTCGGAAGGTCGCCTTCGATACGGTCTTCCGCATGCGCAAGCAGACCGAGCGCGGAGTAAGGGAATTCCCCCTGTTCCTGATGACCGCCGAAAAACCGGGCGGGAGGTCATGA
- a CDS encoding response regulator, whose amino-acid sequence MDLAAILNRPPLVLVADDDKNIRELLQTYLESSGCRVFPAGSGDAALEILSREGIDLALLDISMPGKSGLEVCRAMRAERRTRLVPAMIVTAHDSERLEAIDAGADEFLGKPLDSVILLTRARSLLRLRKLHLDLEERNELLARALHRYVSKDVAETILTEPERYLRLGGESRRVTVLFADIKGFVRFTENHPAAEVVAMLNRIFPILTGAIFECGGTFDKFIGDAVMAFFGAPVPQEDDARRAVEAARRVQRAFAEQAPALNLASGEIALGIGLHTGEAIVGNIGSDLVMDYTVVGDAVNIAQRLQEEAWPGQVLLSQATYEAAGKPPARPLGDKHLSGRSGRVAVFALDLDG is encoded by the coding sequence ATGGACCTGGCTGCCATCCTCAACCGGCCTCCCCTCGTGCTCGTTGCGGACGACGACAAAAACATCCGCGAACTCCTGCAGACCTACCTGGAATCCTCCGGCTGCCGGGTTTTCCCCGCCGGCAGCGGCGACGCCGCGCTGGAGATCCTCTCCCGCGAGGGGATCGACCTGGCCTTGCTGGATATTTCGATGCCGGGCAAGAGCGGCCTGGAAGTGTGCCGCGCGATGCGCGCCGAAAGGCGCACCCGGCTGGTTCCGGCGATGATCGTCACCGCCCACGATTCCGAGCGCCTGGAGGCGATCGACGCCGGCGCCGACGAGTTCCTCGGCAAGCCGCTGGATTCGGTCATCCTGCTCACCCGCGCGCGCTCGCTGCTCCGCCTGCGCAAACTGCACCTCGACCTGGAAGAGCGCAACGAACTGCTGGCGCGCGCCCTGCACCGCTACGTGTCGAAGGACGTGGCCGAGACGATCCTCACCGAACCCGAGCGCTATCTGCGGCTGGGCGGCGAATCCCGCCGGGTGACGGTGCTGTTCGCCGACATCAAGGGCTTCGTGCGCTTCACCGAGAACCATCCGGCCGCCGAGGTGGTGGCGATGCTCAACCGCATCTTCCCGATCCTCACCGGGGCGATTTTCGAGTGCGGGGGCACGTTCGATAAATTCATCGGCGACGCGGTGATGGCATTCTTCGGCGCGCCCGTGCCGCAGGAGGACGACGCCCGCCGCGCCGTCGAGGCCGCCCGCCGCGTCCAGCGCGCCTTCGCCGAGCAGGCGCCTGCGCTGAACCTCGCCTCGGGCGAGATCGCCCTCGGCATCGGTCTGCACACCGGCGAAGCGATCGTCGGCAACATCGGCTCCGATTTGGTGATGGACTACACCGTGGTGGGCGACGCGGTCAACATCGCCCAGAGGTTGCAGGAGGAAGCCTGGCCGGGGCAGGTGCTCCTCAGCCAAGCCACCTACGAGGCCGCCGGCAAGCCCCCCGCCCGCCCCCTCGGCGACAAACACCTCTCCGGCCGCTCCGGACGGGTGGCGGTCTTCGCCCTGGACCTCGACGGATGA
- a CDS encoding MBL fold metallo-hydrolase: MMKVTIVYDNTAIRKDLKPDWGFAALVEAHGRRILFDTGGSGSILLANLKALAVDPKTIGDVFISHAHFDHTGGLSAFLDQNSEVKVWVPPSFRGVKHAREVVTVKTSGVLYAGIHSTGELDGVEQSLCVETSKGVVVVVGCSHPPMERILGAASAFGTVYGIIGGLHGNRPESLKDVQMICATHCTQHKTEIRSLYPDSYREGGAGQVILVGEAPGGK, encoded by the coding sequence ATGATGAAAGTCACCATCGTGTATGATAATACCGCAATCCGGAAGGACCTAAAGCCCGACTGGGGTTTTGCCGCTCTGGTCGAGGCGCACGGGCGACGAATTCTGTTCGACACGGGAGGAAGCGGTTCCATTCTTCTTGCCAATCTGAAGGCCTTGGCGGTCGACCCCAAGACGATCGGCGATGTGTTCATTTCCCACGCCCATTTCGATCACACCGGGGGATTGTCCGCTTTTCTGGATCAGAACTCCGAGGTGAAAGTGTGGGTTCCTCCGTCTTTCCGGGGCGTGAAGCACGCGCGCGAAGTCGTCACCGTGAAAACCTCGGGCGTTCTGTACGCAGGGATCCATTCCACGGGCGAATTGGACGGTGTGGAACAATCCCTTTGCGTGGAGACTTCGAAGGGCGTCGTCGTCGTCGTGGGATGTTCCCATCCGCCGATGGAGCGCATTCTCGGCGCGGCTTCCGCGTTTGGAACGGTATACGGAATCATCGGCGGGCTGCACGGCAACCGGCCGGAATCCCTGAAGGATGTACAAATGATCTGCGCCACCCATTGTACGCAGCACAAAACGGAAATCCGGTCCCTGTATCCGGATTCCTACCGGGAAGGGGGGGCGGGGCAAGTGATCCTCGTCGGCGAAGCCCCGGGCGGGAAGTAG